In Haloimpatiens massiliensis, the following are encoded in one genomic region:
- a CDS encoding UDP-N-acetylmuramoyl-L-alanyl-D-glutamate--2,6-diaminopimelate ligase gives MNLKKLLEGLDYSVLQGNDSVEINNIQYDSRKIQKGDVFFCIKGFNVDGHKFISSVLKKGASAIVCEDDVVGYEADTTIIKVKDGRKALALCSANFYGRPAEKMRIIGITGTNGKTTSAFMIKSILEEAGYKVGLIGTIANYIGNEKLHSERTTPESLELHELFKKMVDNGVEYCVMEVSSHSLSLNRVYGVEFCQGMFTNLTQDHLDFHKTFDNYYKAKLELFKNSVNSIVNIDDSYGKQVIEDANNNKISYGIKEDADVKAEHISMHPRGVEFKILYKGNCENVELQIPGNYNVYNALGSAAVCLNEGVDIQKVIRGLNGVQVPGRCEIVTKKYNLAFDVIVDYAHTPDGLQNILETAREFTKRRLISVFGCGGDRDKAKRPIMGKIGSELSDIAIITSDNPRTEEPNKIIEDVISGIIKDNYIVITDRREGIKKAMEIAKKGDVIVVAGKGHEDYQVLKNGTIHFDEREVIAEIVKELF, from the coding sequence ATGAATTTAAAAAAATTACTAGAGGGATTAGATTACAGCGTATTGCAAGGAAATGATAGTGTAGAAATTAATAATATTCAGTATGATTCTAGAAAGATACAGAAAGGTGATGTATTCTTCTGTATTAAGGGATTTAATGTAGATGGACATAAATTTATTTCCTCTGTACTTAAAAAGGGTGCCAGTGCTATTGTGTGTGAAGATGATGTAGTAGGATACGAAGCCGACACTACTATTATAAAAGTTAAAGATGGAAGAAAGGCATTAGCTTTATGTTCTGCAAATTTTTATGGTAGGCCTGCTGAAAAAATGAGAATAATAGGCATAACTGGTACCAATGGAAAAACTACTTCTGCTTTTATGATAAAAAGTATATTAGAAGAGGCAGGTTATAAGGTTGGATTAATAGGAACTATAGCCAATTATATAGGAAATGAAAAACTTCATTCTGAAAGAACTACACCGGAATCATTAGAGCTACATGAACTATTTAAAAAAATGGTAGATAATGGAGTGGAGTATTGTGTTATGGAGGTATCATCACATTCCTTAAGTTTAAACAGGGTATATGGAGTAGAATTTTGCCAAGGAATGTTTACAAATTTAACTCAGGACCATTTGGATTTTCATAAAACTTTTGATAATTACTATAAAGCTAAATTGGAATTGTTTAAAAATAGTGTTAATTCTATTGTGAATATAGATGATTCCTATGGTAAACAAGTAATAGAAGATGCAAATAATAATAAGATAAGCTATGGAATAAAAGAAGATGCTGACGTAAAAGCAGAGCATATAAGCATGCATCCTAGAGGGGTAGAATTTAAAATTTTGTATAAAGGTAACTGTGAAAATGTAGAATTGCAGATACCTGGAAATTATAATGTATACAATGCACTAGGTAGTGCAGCCGTATGTTTAAATGAAGGGGTAGATATACAGAAGGTTATAAGAGGACTTAATGGGGTTCAAGTTCCAGGACGCTGTGAAATAGTTACTAAGAAATATAATTTAGCATTTGATGTAATAGTAGATTATGCACATACTCCAGATGGATTACAAAACATACTAGAGACTGCTAGAGAATTTACAAAGAGAAGACTTATAAGTGTATTTGGATGTGGCGGAGATAGGGATAAAGCTAAAAGACCTATAATGGGTAAAATAGGCTCAGAACTAAGTGATATAGCCATAATAACTTCAGACAACCCAAGAACTGAAGAGCCTAATAAAATAATAGAAGATGTAATATCTGGAATAATTAAAGATAATTATATAGTTATTACTGATAGAAGAGAAGGAATTAAAAAAGCTATGGAAATAGCAAAAAAGGGTGATGTTATTGTAGTTGCAGGAAAGGGACACGAAGACTATCAAGTACTTAAAAATGGAACTATTCACTTTGACGAAAGAGAAGTTATAGCTGAGATAGTAAAGGAGCTGTTTTAA
- a CDS encoding cell division protein FtsQ/DivIB: protein MEKNNKNNNVTYLEESKYIIENRDKLIKKRKRKKMAIKLLFLTSLLAIISLTLLLKLPYFSIKDIVVINNSNVTKDEIIKLSGIKKGNNIFSINVRSIKDDILRNPYILKVQIKRRLPNKILIDVNERSAAFYAQKDSNYYIIDKESVVLEKRKNINTMKLIKLVGYEKNNLVIGQVLPYKDQRKAEAVKNITDLVINNTSKMTMSIVDVTNIYDIKVYYGNMCVKMGDYNNLEDKLNRAVAIIKKQNLQKRKGYVDVSFKGNPVFHIEK, encoded by the coding sequence ATGGAGAAAAACAATAAAAACAATAATGTTACTTATTTAGAAGAAAGCAAATATATAATTGAAAATAGAGATAAGCTTATAAAAAAAAGAAAAAGAAAAAAAATGGCCATAAAACTTTTATTTTTAACTTCTTTACTTGCAATAATTTCTTTAACTTTACTTTTGAAATTACCTTATTTTAGTATAAAAGATATAGTTGTGATTAATAATAGTAATGTAACAAAAGATGAAATAATAAAATTATCGGGAATTAAAAAAGGAAATAATATATTTAGTATTAATGTTAGAAGCATTAAGGACGATATATTAAGAAATCCATATATATTAAAAGTACAAATTAAAAGAAGGTTACCTAATAAAATATTAATAGATGTTAATGAGAGAAGTGCAGCTTTTTATGCTCAAAAGGATTCTAATTATTATATAATAGATAAAGAATCCGTTGTGCTTGAAAAAAGGAAAAATATTAATACAATGAAATTAATAAAATTAGTAGGATATGAAAAAAATAATTTGGTTATAGGACAAGTACTTCCTTACAAGGATCAAAGAAAAGCAGAAGCTGTAAAAAACATAACGGATTTAGTAATTAATAATACTTCAAAGATGACTATGAGTATTGTTGATGTAACTAATATTTATGATATAAAAGTTTATTATGGTAATATGTGCGTTAAAATGGGTGATTATAATAATTTAGAAGATAAATTAAACAGGGCTGTAGCTATAATCAAAAAGCAAAATTTGCAAAAAAGAAAAGGATATGTAGATGTGAGCTTTAAGGGGAATCCTGTATTTCACATAGAAAAGTAG
- the mraY gene encoding phospho-N-acetylmuramoyl-pentapeptide-transferase, with protein MKVMIYWLLVAFLVSLIGGPILIPMLHRLKFGQIIRAEGPKSHMKKAGTPTMGGIIFIVSVTITIIMAIRNPQDKSMVILYAFIAFGAIGFLDDMLKIIHKNNLGLRAYQKMLLLLIASGVLAFYGANNVGTSIIIPFTNKSWNLGSLYIPFIILYFAATTNAVNLTDGLDGLASSITLLVMTFFALVSFSMGEYKIAIFCAITVGALLGFLRYNAFPAAIFMGDTGSLALGGAVAAVAMMLKLPLIVIIVGGIYVLEALSVIIQVASFKLTGKRVFKMSPIHHHFELSGWHETKVVSIFSIVTTILCLIAFLSLPTL; from the coding sequence ATGAAAGTAATGATATATTGGTTATTAGTTGCATTTTTAGTATCTTTAATTGGAGGACCTATATTAATTCCTATGCTTCATAGATTAAAATTTGGTCAAATCATAAGGGCAGAAGGTCCTAAGAGTCATATGAAAAAGGCAGGCACTCCTACTATGGGAGGAATAATATTTATAGTCTCTGTGACCATAACTATTATTATGGCTATTAGAAATCCTCAAGATAAATCCATGGTGATTTTATACGCGTTTATTGCTTTTGGTGCCATAGGATTTTTAGATGATATGCTTAAAATAATACACAAAAATAATTTGGGATTAAGAGCTTATCAAAAGATGTTACTTCTATTGATAGCATCAGGTGTATTGGCTTTTTACGGAGCTAATAATGTGGGTACTTCTATAATAATTCCATTTACAAATAAGTCATGGAATTTAGGAAGCTTATATATTCCATTTATAATTTTATACTTCGCAGCTACTACTAATGCTGTTAATTTAACTGATGGATTAGATGGTTTAGCTTCTTCAATTACACTTTTGGTAATGACTTTCTTTGCATTGGTAAGTTTTTCTATGGGAGAATATAAAATAGCAATCTTTTGTGCAATTACAGTAGGGGCATTACTAGGATTTTTAAGGTATAATGCTTTTCCGGCAGCAATATTCATGGGAGACACTGGATCATTGGCATTAGGAGGAGCGGTTGCCGCAGTAGCTATGATGCTAAAATTGCCTTTGATAGTCATAATAGTTGGAGGAATATATGTATTAGAGGCTTTATCTGTAATTATACAAGTTGCTTCCTTTAAACTTACAGGGAAGAGGGTTTTTAAAATGAGCCCTATTCACCATCACTTTGAGTTAAGTGGATGGCATGAAACAAAGGTAGTGTCAATATTTAGTATAGTAACAACTATATTGTGTTTGATAGCCTTCTTATCCTTGCCAACCTTATAG
- a CDS encoding DUF881 domain-containing protein has protein sequence MKKLGAQISIALVCCLLGFMLTYQLKIVNKRQESIDSNKSDPEIVVEIEQLKKEKKDMEFKINDLQYKLRQYETEVVGRDDSTKKLKEELDDTRNFLGETDLEGEGIVMYITPRSDFFKVGLEGFPMNDRDILYIINELYAGGAEAISVNDVRITSNTGIRNGGNAIRIDNDKISPVKRVTIKAIGDKAALEQAINFPGSIPSVLTESCDVKWNVEKNILIKKTNKIFKFNYAKTVKDK, from the coding sequence ATGAAGAAGTTAGGAGCACAAATTTCTATAGCGTTAGTATGTTGTCTATTGGGCTTTATGCTTACATATCAACTTAAAATTGTGAATAAGAGGCAGGAAAGTATAGATAGTAATAAGAGCGATCCAGAAATAGTTGTTGAAATAGAACAATTAAAGAAAGAAAAAAAAGATATGGAGTTTAAAATAAATGACCTACAGTATAAATTAAGGCAATATGAAACGGAAGTTGTGGGTAGAGACGACTCCACCAAAAAATTAAAAGAAGAATTGGATGATACAAGAAATTTTTTAGGTGAAACAGATTTGGAGGGAGAAGGTATAGTTATGTACATTACCCCTAGAAGTGATTTTTTTAAAGTAGGGCTTGAGGGTTTTCCTATGAATGATAGAGATATTCTTTATATAATAAATGAATTATATGCAGGTGGTGCAGAAGCTATATCTGTAAATGATGTTAGAATAACTTCTAATACAGGTATAAGAAATGGCGGTAATGCTATAAGGATAGATAATGATAAAATATCTCCAGTAAAAAGAGTAACTATCAAGGCAATAGGTGATAAAGCTGCATTGGAGCAAGCTATAAATTTTCCAGGTAGCATACCATCGGTCTTAACTGAAAGTTGTGATGTTAAATGGAATGTTGAAAAAAATATATTAATAAAGAAAACTAATAAAATATTTAAATTTAATTATGCTAAAACTGTAAAGGATAAATAG
- the mraZ gene encoding division/cell wall cluster transcriptional repressor MraZ: MFIGEYQHAIDNKNRMIVPSKLREGLGDKFVLTKGLDGCIYAYPMDEWTKLEEKLKNLPLTNKNARTFVRFFFSGANEVTPDKQGRVLIPQSLCEYGKINKEIVSIGVATRIEIWSKENWDEYNNSNIDFDSIAEQMSELGI, from the coding sequence ATGTTCATAGGGGAGTATCAACATGCTATAGATAATAAAAATAGAATGATAGTGCCCTCTAAGTTAAGAGAAGGATTAGGGGATAAGTTTGTGCTCACCAAAGGATTAGATGGGTGTATTTATGCATATCCTATGGACGAATGGACTAAGTTAGAGGAAAAATTAAAAAATCTTCCTTTAACTAATAAAAATGCTAGAACCTTTGTGAGATTTTTCTTTTCTGGAGCTAATGAAGTTACACCTGATAAACAAGGAAGAGTTTTAATTCCCCAAAGTTTATGCGAATATGGGAAGATAAATAAGGAAATAGTAAGTATAGGTGTGGCTACTAGAATTGAAATTTGGAGCAAGGAAAATTGGGATGAATATAATAACTCTAATATAGATTTTGATTCTATAGCGGAACAAATGAGTGAACTTGGCATATAA
- a CDS encoding stage V sporulation protein D: MAKRIYKDRGIMRKRMVVVFLIFVLVFFALVSRLCYLMVYKSPEYKKKAVSQWTSIVQIDPKRGDILDRYGNELAISANVYRVDLDLNTLRAYMKDKKVSEVEVSKKLAEALDMDELEVLKTIKKTINGKKIGAAILARRIEKEKADKVRNLDIEGVVISGDTKRYYPNGNFLAHAMGHTNSDGKGLTGIELVYDEYLRGTKGKKISETDSRRKDLPYSISKYEKPIDGYDIVLTIDQMIQHFAEKAADEALRVNKAKAVSILVMNPNNGEVLAMVNKPDYNPNNPWEENLSYDELQKKWRNRIVSDTFEPGSIFKVVTATAALSENIIDPSTYSVVCNGSRRIGKETIRCWKTTGHGTQGFVDILKNSCNVGFMDVGEKIGAEKLNKYIKAFGFGKKTGIDLNGEALGIIKATEKITNTDLATISFGQTNTLSCIQYLTAFNAIANGGKWIRPHMLNRISRNIDGKEVVYKEYDKYDENQIIDKKVADQLRGYLEKVISEGGGRKAFIDGYHIAGKTGTAQKVIDGKYANNKYISSFGGMAPANDPKISIMVSIDEPDPHNYYAGQIATIVAKQVFYDTFNYLAFKPDAAGEDIAKSLLKDVVVPEIRGMKKSEALKVLKENGLNADIEGDGEYIQDINPKPGYTIKENSKIILYSGNGGNYNKEVVVPNLFGCTQESASKILRELGLKVQYTGQGLVSEQSIKPGQKVSKGTLINLHLNVIGD, translated from the coding sequence TTGGCAAAAAGAATTTATAAAGATAGAGGAATAATGCGAAAGAGAATGGTAGTGGTGTTCTTAATTTTCGTTTTGGTTTTTTTTGCATTAGTTTCTAGACTTTGCTATTTAATGGTATATAAATCTCCAGAATACAAAAAAAAGGCAGTATCACAATGGACTAGCATTGTGCAAATAGACCCAAAAAGGGGAGATATATTGGATAGATATGGCAATGAATTAGCCATAAGTGCCAATGTATACAGAGTAGATTTGGATTTAAATACATTAAGAGCCTATATGAAAGATAAAAAAGTATCTGAGGTGGAAGTAAGTAAAAAATTAGCAGAAGCACTAGATATGGATGAATTAGAGGTATTAAAAACCATAAAGAAAACCATAAATGGCAAAAAAATAGGAGCTGCTATATTAGCTAGGAGAATTGAAAAGGAGAAAGCAGATAAAGTAAGAAATTTAGATATTGAAGGGGTTGTTATTTCAGGAGACACTAAAAGGTATTACCCTAATGGAAACTTTTTAGCTCATGCTATGGGACATACTAATTCTGATGGAAAAGGTTTGACAGGTATAGAGCTTGTATATGATGAATATTTAAGGGGTACAAAAGGGAAAAAGATTTCTGAAACAGATAGTAGAAGAAAAGATTTGCCTTATTCTATATCTAAGTATGAAAAACCTATAGATGGATATGACATAGTATTAACTATAGATCAAATGATACAACATTTTGCTGAAAAAGCTGCAGATGAGGCTTTAAGAGTAAATAAAGCAAAGGCAGTTTCAATATTAGTAATGAATCCTAATAATGGTGAAGTACTTGCTATGGTTAATAAGCCAGATTATAATCCTAATAATCCATGGGAGGAAAATCTTTCTTACGATGAACTCCAAAAGAAGTGGAGAAATAGAATTGTAAGTGATACTTTTGAGCCAGGATCCATATTTAAAGTAGTTACTGCCACTGCTGCATTAAGTGAAAATATAATTGACCCTAGTACTTATAGTGTGGTATGTAATGGTTCTAGAAGAATTGGAAAAGAGACTATACGTTGCTGGAAAACTACAGGTCACGGAACTCAAGGATTTGTAGATATATTAAAAAACTCTTGTAACGTAGGGTTCATGGATGTAGGAGAAAAAATAGGAGCGGAAAAATTAAATAAATATATAAAGGCTTTTGGATTTGGTAAAAAAACAGGTATAGATTTAAATGGAGAAGCTTTGGGAATTATAAAAGCTACTGAAAAAATAACAAATACAGATTTAGCTACCATATCTTTTGGCCAAACAAATACTTTGTCTTGTATTCAGTATTTAACAGCTTTTAATGCCATTGCTAATGGTGGAAAATGGATAAGACCTCATATGCTGAATAGAATATCTAGAAATATTGATGGCAAAGAAGTAGTTTATAAGGAATATGATAAATATGATGAGAATCAAATAATAGATAAGAAAGTTGCAGATCAGTTAAGAGGATATCTTGAAAAAGTAATTTCCGAAGGGGGAGGAAGAAAAGCTTTTATAGATGGATACCACATAGCTGGTAAAACGGGAACAGCACAAAAGGTTATAGATGGAAAATATGCAAATAATAAATATATATCGTCTTTTGGAGGAATGGCTCCAGCTAATGATCCTAAAATATCTATTATGGTATCTATAGATGAGCCAGATCCACATAATTATTATGCAGGACAAATAGCTACAATAGTAGCTAAGCAAGTTTTTTATGATACTTTTAATTATTTAGCATTTAAACCAGATGCTGCTGGAGAAGACATAGCTAAAAGCTTATTAAAGGATGTAGTAGTTCCTGAAATAAGAGGTATGAAAAAAAGTGAAGCTTTAAAGGTATTAAAAGAAAATGGATTAAATGCTGATATTGAGGGAGATGGAGAGTATATACAAGATATAAATCCTAAACCAGGTTATACAATAAAAGAAAACTCTAAAATTATACTTTACAGTGGAAACGGTGGAAATTATAATAAGGAAGTAGTAGTTCCTAATTTATTTGGATGTACTCAGGAAAGTGCTTCTAAAATTTTAAGAGAATTAGGCTTAAAAGTTCAGTATACTGGGCAGGGATTGGTATCTGAGCAAAGTATAAAACCTGGTCAAAAAGTATCCAAGGGAACTTTAATAAATTTACATCTTAATGTGATAGGCGATTAA
- a CDS encoding UDP-N-acetylmuramoyl-tripeptide--D-alanyl-D-alanine ligase gives MEKLTLEEIKVAIKGEVILKGSSQKYTRVNTDTRTLSKGDIFIALKGEKFDANEFIEEASEKGANLCIVSDVKFNKDNINEETSVILVENTYKALLDLGKYYRKKLNLKIVGITGSTGKTSTKDVVAAALSGKYKVFKTKGNFNNEIGLPLMLMSLDNSYEVAVLEMGMSNLGEIHRLAEVAKPDIAIITNIGISHIENLKTRENILKAKMEIVDFFQNENTLILNGDDEFLSTVEKKNFNLIKVGINSNNHYWAENIILNEDGISYELKEKDSDLSEKITLDMIGKHNVYNSLLAIACARGLKVSYEEIIRGFKNIEATSMRLDFIRGKKFTIINDCYNSSPDSVKAAVDVLVNVKCNRKIAILGTMRELGHMAYEAHKQVAEYAKEKGIDYLFSLGEFHEAFKSGFGEENFKQFDNLQQLEIYMKDFLQEDDYILVKASRYMKFEDVVEKLQIINY, from the coding sequence GTGGAAAAATTGACTTTAGAGGAAATAAAGGTTGCTATAAAAGGAGAGGTGATTTTAAAGGGTAGTAGTCAGAAATATACGAGAGTAAATACTGATACTAGAACTTTATCAAAGGGAGATATATTTATAGCTTTAAAAGGAGAAAAATTTGATGCTAATGAATTTATAGAAGAAGCTAGTGAAAAAGGAGCCAATCTTTGTATTGTAAGTGATGTTAAATTTAATAAAGATAATATCAATGAAGAAACATCTGTTATATTAGTAGAAAATACATATAAAGCACTATTAGACTTAGGTAAATATTATAGAAAGAAATTAAATTTAAAAATTGTAGGCATAACTGGATCTACAGGAAAGACATCAACAAAAGATGTAGTAGCTGCAGCACTAAGTGGGAAATATAAAGTTTTTAAAACAAAGGGTAATTTCAATAATGAAATAGGACTTCCACTTATGCTTATGTCACTAGATAATAGCTATGAAGTAGCAGTACTAGAAATGGGCATGAGTAATTTAGGTGAAATTCATAGACTTGCAGAAGTGGCAAAACCGGACATAGCTATTATAACGAATATAGGAATTTCTCACATAGAAAATTTAAAAACTAGAGAAAACATACTCAAAGCAAAGATGGAAATAGTGGATTTTTTCCAAAATGAAAATACTTTAATACTAAATGGTGATGATGAATTCTTGTCTACAGTGGAGAAAAAGAATTTTAATTTAATTAAAGTGGGAATAAATAGTAATAACCACTACTGGGCTGAAAATATAATATTAAATGAAGATGGAATTTCATATGAGCTTAAAGAAAAAGATTCAGATTTAAGTGAAAAGATAACTTTGGATATGATTGGCAAGCATAATGTATATAATTCATTATTAGCCATTGCTTGTGCTAGAGGGTTAAAGGTAAGCTATGAGGAGATAATTAGAGGATTTAAGAATATAGAGGCTACTTCTATGAGATTGGATTTTATAAGAGGTAAAAAGTTTACCATAATAAATGACTGTTATAATTCTAGTCCTGATTCTGTAAAAGCTGCTGTAGATGTGCTTGTAAATGTTAAATGCAATAGAAAGATAGCTATACTAGGAACTATGAGAGAACTAGGGCATATGGCATATGAAGCCCATAAACAGGTAGCTGAATATGCTAAAGAAAAAGGGATAGATTATTTATTTTCTTTGGGCGAATTTCATGAAGCTTTTAAAAGTGGTTTTGGAGAAGAAAATTTTAAACAATTTGATAATTTACAACAATTGGAAATATATATGAAGGATTTTTTACAAGAAGATGATTATATTTTGGTAAAAGCTTCAAGATACATGAAATTTGAAGATGTAGTAGAAAAACTTCAGATAATAAATTACTAG
- the rsmH gene encoding 16S rRNA (cytosine(1402)-N(4))-methyltransferase RsmH — MNFKHISVLLDEVIDGLDIKPDGIYVDCTLGGGGHSIEILKRLSEKGKLIGIDQDTNALKAAGEKLKNFKNVIYVHDNFYNIEEILKSLNIEKVDGILMDLGVSSHQLDEGERGFSYMQDAPLDMRMNRESDFSAYNVINEYEEKELYRVIKEYGEEKFAKRIAFNIVKNRNEKPIETTLQLVDIIKRSIPAKFRREGHHPAKRTFQAIRIEVNRELYILDKAIEDGVNRLNKGGRITIITFHSLEDRIVKNKFNQLQNPCTCPKDFPICVCGKTSKLKVISRKPIVASEEELEDNPRSRSAKLRIGKKV; from the coding sequence ATGAATTTCAAACACATATCAGTATTATTGGATGAGGTAATAGACGGGCTAGACATTAAACCTGATGGAATATATGTGGATTGTACATTGGGAGGTGGTGGACACTCTATAGAAATACTAAAGAGGTTGTCTGAAAAAGGAAAGCTTATAGGTATTGATCAGGACACTAATGCCTTAAAGGCGGCAGGAGAGAAACTAAAGAATTTTAAAAATGTTATATATGTACATGATAATTTTTATAATATAGAAGAAATACTTAAAAGCTTAAACATAGAAAAAGTGGATGGCATTCTAATGGATCTTGGAGTTTCCTCCCATCAATTGGATGAAGGGGAAAGAGGTTTTAGCTATATGCAGGATGCTCCTTTGGATATGAGAATGAACAGAGAAAGCGATTTTTCAGCTTATAATGTGATAAATGAATATGAAGAAAAAGAATTATATAGAGTAATAAAAGAGTATGGTGAAGAAAAGTTCGCAAAAAGAATTGCTTTTAATATAGTAAAAAATAGAAATGAAAAGCCCATAGAAACTACTCTTCAATTGGTGGATATTATAAAAAGGTCTATTCCGGCAAAATTTAGGAGGGAAGGACATCATCCAGCCAAAAGAACTTTTCAAGCCATAAGAATAGAAGTTAATAGAGAGTTATACATACTGGATAAAGCAATAGAAGATGGGGTAAATAGGCTAAATAAAGGTGGTAGAATTACTATAATAACTTTCCACTCTTTGGAGGATAGAATTGTAAAAAATAAATTTAATCAATTACAGAATCCTTGTACTTGCCCTAAAGATTTTCCAATATGTGTTTGTGGTAAAACATCTAAGTTAAAAGTTATAAGTAGGAAACCTATAGTTGCGTCAGAAGAAGAGTTAGAAGATAATCCTAGAAGTAGAAGTGCAAAATTAAGAATTGGAAAAAAAGTATAG
- the spoVE gene encoding stage V sporulation protein E, producing MNTPKLKKGKIDFVLFTTILLLVTLGVILVGSASYNSALWFQKDGYYFLKKQFIFSVLGTIFMIIALNIDYHKLKKYNEAIMLITIVLLLAVFAFPPVNSAQRWIRLGPLTIQPSEIAKYTVVLYMAKSVERKGEKVKSLIYGILPFLLVSGVYAALVLKEKNLSIASVIMIVTVIILFCSGAKMIHLIGLGSLLVAAGVFFTVTASYRMERLMSFRNPWLDPKKTGYQLIQSLLSLGSGGILGVGFTRSRQKNFMPEPHNDFIFSVIGEELGLIGCIFIITLFVIFVWRGIKTAVNAKDVYGSILAIGITSVVGVQALINIAVATGSMPVTGVPLPFISYGGSALLFNMTAMGVLLNVSRHNNIN from the coding sequence ATGAATACACCCAAATTAAAAAAGGGAAAAATTGATTTCGTTTTATTCACTACAATACTTCTTTTAGTAACATTAGGAGTAATATTAGTAGGAAGTGCAAGTTACAATAGTGCTCTTTGGTTCCAAAAAGATGGATATTACTTTTTAAAGAAACAATTTATTTTTTCTGTTTTAGGCACTATTTTTATGATAATAGCACTGAATATAGATTATCATAAATTAAAGAAATATAATGAAGCTATTATGTTAATAACAATAGTGTTATTATTGGCAGTATTTGCATTTCCACCAGTGAATAGCGCTCAAAGATGGATAAGACTAGGACCATTAACTATTCAGCCATCTGAAATAGCTAAATATACTGTGGTGCTTTATATGGCTAAAAGCGTAGAAAGAAAAGGAGAAAAGGTTAAGAGTTTGATTTACGGGATTCTTCCCTTTCTTTTGGTGTCTGGTGTTTATGCAGCATTAGTTTTAAAGGAAAAAAACCTTAGTATAGCATCTGTAATAATGATAGTTACGGTTATAATATTATTTTGCTCTGGAGCAAAAATGATACATTTAATTGGGCTAGGGTCCCTTTTAGTTGCGGCAGGGGTCTTTTTTACAGTAACGGCATCATACAGAATGGAGAGACTTATGAGCTTTAGAAATCCTTGGTTAGATCCTAAGAAGACGGGATATCAATTAATACAATCCTTGCTTTCACTAGGTTCTGGAGGTATTTTAGGTGTAGGGTTTACTAGATCAAGGCAAAAGAACTTTATGCCTGAACCTCACAATGATTTTATATTTTCAGTTATAGGTGAAGAACTAGGGTTAATAGGATGTATATTCATAATAACATTATTTGTAATATTTGTTTGGAGAGGAATAAAAACAGCTGTAAATGCAAAAGATGTATATGGTAGTATTTTAGCTATAGGCATAACATCTGTAGTCGGTGTTCAGGCTTTGATTAATATAGCAGTTGCTACTGGTTCTATGCCGGTAACAGGGGTACCACTACCTTTCATAAGTTATGGAGGGTCGGCATTACTATTTAATATGACTGCTATGGGAGTACTCTTAAATGTTTCTAGACATAACAATATAAATTAG
- a CDS encoding cell division protein FtsL codes for MILMNKNNIDGSTALVPKREEINYEEERKKQQKKELELLNKTKEKSLKNKFKIILGIGMVFSIGMILVLRFAYICNLRQQVIDTQNQITNIGKENENLKVELLKYDNIKYIEKIATEKLNMERPNLGNAVYCDLGTKYFKENTKADSINKGKKLSFIEFIKSKLF; via the coding sequence GTGATATTGATGAATAAAAACAATATAGATGGTAGCACGGCATTAGTACCTAAAAGAGAAGAGATAAATTACGAAGAAGAACGGAAAAAACAACAGAAAAAAGAACTGGAATTATTAAATAAAACAAAAGAAAAATCCCTTAAGAACAAATTTAAAATTATACTTGGTATTGGAATGGTATTTTCTATAGGTATGATTTTAGTGTTACGTTTTGCTTATATTTGCAATTTGAGACAACAAGTTATAGATACACAAAATCAAATAACAAATATAGGTAAAGAAAATGAAAATTTAAAAGTTGAGTTATTAAAATACGACAATATAAAATATATTGAAAAAATTGCTACGGAAAAACTAAATATGGAAAGACCGAATTTAGGTAATGCAGTCTACTGTGATTTAGGAACTAAATATTTTAAAGAAAATACTAAAGCTGATAGTATTAACAAAGGAAAAAAATTATCTTTTATAGAATTTATTAAGAGTAAGTTATTCTAA